CCGCGAATGTTGGCATCAAGCCATTCGTTGGTGACGACGTTAGTGTCCGCGCCCGCGCCGTTGCGGTAATACTCATCGCCGCTGATGCCCGTCCACGTCGCATAAAGATATTCGCCGCTATCGGGGCTGCTCGGTTTAACGATGTAATGCAGGCTGGGAAATTCACGTCGAATCCACGGCCCAGCGTCATCTTGATCGGAGATCGAATAAACCCTGAGCTTGGCGACGAACTTGTCTACATCAGCCGCCGTTCGCGTCGCGCGCACGTGCTGCAACGCCTGCGCCAGCGTATTCGCCCCGCCCCACACCGTGACCCACAACGGGCGCGCATCAGCTTTGTCCGCCACGCGAATGATCGCCTCAGCGCCCGGCGTCATTTTGTCCGCGCCCGCTGCGGCCATGCCATACGCCGTTTGCCCGGCTGAAACCAACGCATCGAGTTGCGCCGCCTCCGGCCAGCCCGGCGCGTGTTTGAGCAGGTTGGCGCGCACTTCGCCGTAGGCCACGATGATCTGGCGCATCGTCTCGGGCTGGACTTTGGTTTTCTGCCACGTCGAAGTCGTCGCGATCAACGCTTCCAAATCCATCTCGTTGGAATAAAGCAGCAAGCGCACGAACGACATTTGATCGTCCGGTTCGTTGCCCATATCGCTGAGCACGATGACGCGCGGTTTGCCGGTGAAATCGTCTACGTGATCGGGCGGCAATGCTTGCGCGGCAACGCGTTCGGCACTGATGAACCCAAAACCCAGGGTGAGCGCCAGGAGCAGTTGGCGCATCTTTCTGTTCATAAAGTTTCTCCCGAAGTTGGTCACAATTGCTGATGGATTCCAACGCTCAGCCAGCAAAACGCTGGGCTGAGCGGGCGCGCGCTTTGGCCGCTTCCTCTGCGCGATTTCTGGGCGGCGTGTTCGTTTCCAGCGAATGTAAGAGCTTGCTCGCCACTACGGCAACTTCGTCAACCGCCGCGGCGAAGGCGGCTTCGTTGGCTTTCGAAGGTTTGGTAAAGCCGCTCAGTTTGCGCACAAATTGCAACGAAGCCGCGCGGATTTCCTCATCGGTAACTGGCGGCTCGAAATTAAAAAGCGTTTTGATGTTTCTACACATAAGCGTTACTGCGGTTTGTTACTTCGACACGGTTTTGATTGTGATGCGGGCGACAGTCGCAATCTTATACCTAAAGGCGCGCCATGCCGCTTGTTTCATCTGCCCGGCGTCGCCCGTGGTAAGAAAAACATCCGCGCCACTCTTTGGCAATTGCCAGCCTTTAAGTTGATCCACCAACGCGCTGGCGGGATTGATAAAGACGGTCTTTGCCGACACGAATTCGCGCAACACCGGCGTGATCGCGGGGTAATGCGTGCAAGCCAGCAACAGGTGCGAGCAGTTTCTGATGGGAGCCAGGATACGGCGGCATTGCGCGCGCAATTCAGCCGAAGACACAGCGCCGCTTTCGATCAGCCCGGACAGTGGTTGTGCGATGCGTTGAGTCACTTCAATGCCCTGCGCTGCAAATGCTGTTCGATACACGCCGGACAACACCGTGCGCCTGCCACCGATCAACGCGAGCCGTGCGGGTTGCAGTCGCGCAGTCATTCGCACTGCGCTTTCGATCACGCCCTCTATCGGGAAATCGGTGACCTTCAGCAAAGGAAGCGCCGTGCTCGCCGCGTTGCAACCGATGACCAGATGCGTCGCGCCTTGCGTTTGTAAAAACGCGCTGACGCTGTGCAACCGTTCGACTAATGCGCCGCGCGACATCTTGCCGTAAGGCGTGACGCCCGTGTCGGACAGGTACAGCACTGGGACGTCGCCGAGTCGCGCTTTGATCTGTTGCAGCACGCTAATGCCGCCGATGCCCCAATCCAGCATCGCCAAACGAGGTTTGTTCTGCATAGCGCTTTTACGGGTAAGTCAGTTTGACCTCGACGCCGCGTTCGACCGGGCCGGAGTCAAAGGCCACGATGCGCGCATTCCAACCGAGGTTGAGAATTTCCATGCGCTGCCCGGGAAAGCGGCTTTCGAGATACCATTTCATCTCGTGCTCGGAACGAATCGGGTTGTATTCCAGCATCTTCTTCCACGCCGGGTGCGTCACCAGTTTTTGCAGGTTCGCCTTGAAAGTCGCATTGCTTTGCTGCCTGAGCAGCGTGCGCAATTTGTCAGCCAGGAAGTGCGGATATTCCGACAGCTTCACCGGCACCGTCACCATATCCACGATCAGCAATTTGCCGCCGGGTTTCACCACCCGTTTGATTTCACCCAGCAGCGGGTCCCAATCCAGATAACGAAACGACATCAACGAAATCACCACATCGAAACTGTCGTCCGCAAACGGCAAGGCTGGCGTGTTGATCGTGGTAAAGCTGAGATTCTTGTGCGCTGCCGCTCTGGCCTGGGCGCGCTCGATCATCCCGGCGGATTCGTCTACGCCCACGCCCTGCTTGATCCTGCCGCTCAACGCCGACAATAGCGCGCCGTTACCGCAACCGATGTCGAGCACTGTCAAATCATTCGCGGACAGCAAATGCCGATTCAGCCATTGCCATTCATCCTGCCGCACCTTGATGTCCGCAAACGCCGCGTCATACAACACCGCCACTTGGTTATAAGTCGGATCGCCCGCAGGCGCTTCAGGCGCAAAGCGCTTCAACTCTTCGGCGGGCATCAACCCGGCGAACTTCAGCACCGAGGCGCCCAAGCCATGCGACTTGCGGCCCTTGCAGCCAATCGTATACAGCGTGTCTGTCGTCGTGTCCGCCCCGGCGTATTGATAGCGCGTCTTGCTGCGCGAAAAGGTTGTGTACCAAAAGAACCCGAACGCCTGCACCTTGAACGTGCGCGCAAAAAACGGCGCAAACCAACGCGCCGAACGGCAGCAATGAAAATGCGCCGCAGCCCCATCGGCAAAGGGGAGTTCCAGCGTCTCCCATTCGTATGGGCTGAACTGTTCGGGAAACGCCACCGTCCCAAACATCGGCCCGTACATCCCGGAATGCCCAACGAAATGAAACTCCCGGATGCACTGACCCGCCGCTTTGATTTCAGCAAACTGCCGCAACACGTCGCGCTTGCTTTCGACCGCACAACAGCGGATTTCGCCCGCGAAGCCACTCATCCGTTTCTCGCGCGCCAGTGTCCTGGCGACGATAGGAAACTGCTGCCCGCCTTTGCGGTACAGCGTGGTGTAGATAATGAGGATGACTTGATTCGTTGACATGGCTGCGATTGTGTAGCCTAGAGCGGTTTGCAGTTACGTTTACGGGAGTCAGTTGACATATTGGGGCAGTACCGCGCGCGTGAACAAGCGGCGCGTCAAGCTTGCCCCCTTAGCTGAATTGCCAAAGCACCGCTTGCTCACGCGCGCGGTACTGCCCCGCTGCGCGGGTTTCCCGTACACCGTAGTGAAAACCGATCTAAGCTCGCAAATGTCCTTTGAGAAAGCGCCCTGTGTGCGACCGCTTGCACGCCGCCACCTCTTCCGGCGTCCCCGTCACCACCACTGCGCCGCCCGCGTGTCCGCCTTCCGGCCCCAGATCAATTACGTGGTCAGCGGTCTTGATCACATCCAGGTGATGTTCAATCAACAGCACCGAATGCCCGGCGTTGACCAACCGATTCAACGATTCGAGCAGCTTTTCAATATCAGCCAAGTGCAAGCCCGTCGTCGGTTCATCCAGAATATACAGCGTATGTTTCGCGCGTTGCAGTTTGCTCAGTTCCGTCGCGATTTTGATGCGTTGGGCCTCGCCGCCTGAGAGCGTCGTCGCTGATTGCCCCAGCGTGAGATAGCCCAAGCCTAAATCATTCAGCACTTCGACTTTTTTGCCGATGGTGGGTTCGCTGGCAAAGAAAGTCACGCCTTCTTCGACGGACATATTCAGCACGTCGTCAATCGTCTTGCCGCGCAGCGTGACTTCGAGCGTCTCGGCGTTGAAGCGCGCGCCTTTGCACGCGCCGCACGTGACTTCGACATCGGGCATGAAATAAAGCTGCGTGGTGATGGAGCCTTCGCCCTGGCACTCTTCGCAACGCCCGCCTTTGACGTTGAAGCTAAACCGCCCCGGCTTGTATTCACGTTCGACGGCGAGCGGCGCGCGCGTGAACAGGTCACGAATCGTGTCGTAAAAACCGATGTACGTCGCCGGGTTCGAGCGGCTGCTGCGGCCAATCGGCGATTGGTCAATGTTGACGACTTTGTGGACGTGTTCGAGGCCTTCTACGCCAGCGTGCGCGCCGGGCAACGTGCGCGTGTCTTCGAGGTTTTTCCAAAGGGCTTTGAACAGGATTTCGTTGATGAGCGTGCTCTTGCCCGAACCCGACGCGCCCGTGACGGCGATGAGTTGGCCGAGCGGGATGGTTACGTCAATGCTTTTCAGATTGTTTTCGCGCGCGCCGCGAATCGTGAGCGTCTTACCGTTGCCTTTGCGCCGCTCGGTGGGTGTCTCAATGCTACGACGCCCCGAAAGAAATTGCCCTGTCGGCGAAGCCTTGCAGGCGAGCACATCTTTGAGCGTGCCTTGCGCGACGACTTCGCCGCCGTGAATGCCCGCGCCGATGCCCATCTCGATGACGTGATCGGCGGCGCGAATGGTGTCTTCGTCGTGTTCGACGACGATGACCGTGTTGCCGATGTCGCGCAGCCGTTCGAGCGTGGCGATCATCTTCACGTTGTCTTTCGGATGCAGCCCGATGCTCGGTTCATCCAGCACATAAAGCATCCCCATCAGCCCCGAACCGATTTGCGTAGACAAGCGAATGCGCTGCGATTCGCCACCCGACAGCGTGCCCGAACGCCGGTTGAAGTTCAGATAATCCAGCCCGATGCCCAGCAGCAATTCGACGCGCCCGCGAATTTCATTGAGCACTTGACGGCCGGCGTCCGCGCCGCGTCCGGCGGGTTTGAGCGTGCCGAGGAAGGCGTGCAATTCGTCGAAATTCATCTGGCCGAATTCGTACAGGCTCTTGTCCGCGATGGTGAACAGCAGCCGCGTGGCGCGAAGGCGCGCGCCGTTGCAGTCGGGGCAGGTGTGTTCGACCATCACTTTGTCGAGCCAGGCCTCCATGCCAGAACTCGCTTCGCCGCGCTGGCGGTAACGGCGGTAATGACGTTCGATGCGACGTGCGATGCCGTGAAAGCCTATCTCCCGGCCTTCCCAATCGGCGCGTTTGTCTTTCTCTTTCGCATCGGGCGGCGTCATTACTTTGAACTTCGTCTCGACGCCGTAAAGGATCGCGTTGTGCGCCTTGTCCGGCAACGCCGCCCACGGCGTATCAAGCGAAAACTTCAACGCCTGTGACAAGCTGTAGATCAATCGTCCGTCCCAGGTGTCCGGCTTGTAATTGAACGCTTCGCGCACAAAGCAGCCGCCGCGAATCGAACGGCGCGGATCAGGAATCAGCAATTCCGGGTGCGTCAGTTTGTAAACCCCCAGCCCGCCGCACGTCCGGCACGCGCTTTCGGGGTTATTGAACATGAAATAGTCCGGCTGGATGTCGCCGTAAACGAAATGATGTTTGGCGCTGGTCGTCGCGCGATAAAACTTTTCGGCTTCGGCCTTGCTTGCGCCTTTCAGGATATGAACCTGCATCAGCCCATCGCCTACCAGCAACGTAGCCGCGATGCCCGCCTTGAGGGCTTTTTCGTGTTTGCGGTTGACGACGAAACGATCCACCACGGCCTCCATCTCTTTGACCGCCGCTTCGTCAAGTTCGATTTGTTCGGAGATATCGAGGGGCTGGCCATCCACGATCAACCGGCGGCAGCCTTTCTTGCGCAACTCAGTGAAGACGAAATCCAGTTCTTCGCCATAAACCTTAAACACCGGCGCGCGCAATTCGATCTCGGCGCCTGCGGGCAAGGAAAGAATGGCTTCGAGAATCTGGTTGGCCGAACGGCTCGGCGTCGGCTCGCCCGTGCGTGGGCAATGCGGTTCGGCAATCGTGGCAAAGAGCAAATTCAAATAGCTCGCAATATCGGTCATCGTACCGACGGTTGAACGCGGATTGTTGGCGAGCGTTTTCTGTTCAATCGAAATGACGGGCGAGAGGCCGAAGATGAAATCTACGTCAGGCTTGGAAACTTGGGCGATGAACCGTTTGGCGAAGCTCGACAGCGATTCCATATAGCGCCGCTGCCCTTCGGCATAAATCGTATCGAAAGCCAACGAGGACTTACCAGAGCCGCTTAAGCCGGTCACGACGA
This portion of the Acidobacteriota bacterium genome encodes:
- a CDS encoding DUF1593 domain-containing protein, with protein sequence MNRKMRQLLLALTLGFGFISAERVAAQALPPDHVDDFTGKPRVIVLSDMGNEPDDQMSFVRLLLYSNEMDLEALIATTSTWQKTKVQPETMRQIIVAYGEVRANLLKHAPGWPEAAQLDALVSAGQTAYGMAAAGADKMTPGAEAIIRVADKADARPLWVTVWGGANTLAQALQHVRATRTAADVDKFVAKLRVYSISDQDDAGPWIRREFPSLHYIVKPSSPDSGEYLYATWTGISGDEYYRNGAGADTNVVTNEWLDANIRGKGPLGKWYPKYAFIMEGDTPAFLGLTNNGLNSYRNPSWGGWGGRYVWRQPYGETHPIWTQGGDMFGRVSSADSVVGIDGKTYISDQATIWRWRKAFQHDFTARMDWTIKPFAAANHNPAVVVNGNDGTAPLTIDATVGQPITLDASATRDPDGNKLGYQWFHYEEAGFVSRVTALAGVTIAQGNTAKATVTATTTCRPMWLPMNRSCPTGVAHIILTVTDNGAPALTSYRRVILNVRAAK
- a CDS encoding DUF2277 domain-containing protein — its product is MCRNIKTLFNFEPPVTDEEIRAASLQFVRKLSGFTKPSKANEAAFAAAVDEVAVVASKLLHSLETNTPPRNRAEEAAKARARSAQRFAG
- a CDS encoding aspartate/glutamate racemase family protein, whose amino-acid sequence is MQNKPRLAMLDWGIGGISVLQQIKARLGDVPVLYLSDTGVTPYGKMSRGALVERLHSVSAFLQTQGATHLVIGCNAASTALPLLKVTDFPIEGVIESAVRMTARLQPARLALIGGRRTVLSGVYRTAFAAQGIEVTQRIAQPLSGLIESGAVSSAELRAQCRRILAPIRNCSHLLLACTHYPAITPVLREFVSAKTVFINPASALVDQLKGWQLPKSGADVFLTTGDAGQMKQAAWRAFRYKIATVARITIKTVSK
- a CDS encoding methyltransferase domain-containing protein, translated to MSTNQVILIIYTTLYRKGGQQFPIVARTLAREKRMSGFAGEIRCCAVESKRDVLRQFAEIKAAGQCIREFHFVGHSGMYGPMFGTVAFPEQFSPYEWETLELPFADGAAAHFHCCRSARWFAPFFARTFKVQAFGFFWYTTFSRSKTRYQYAGADTTTDTLYTIGCKGRKSHGLGASVLKFAGLMPAEELKRFAPEAPAGDPTYNQVAVLYDAAFADIKVRQDEWQWLNRHLLSANDLTVLDIGCGNGALLSALSGRIKQGVGVDESAGMIERAQARAAAHKNLSFTTINTPALPFADDSFDVVISLMSFRYLDWDPLLGEIKRVVKPGGKLLIVDMVTVPVKLSEYPHFLADKLRTLLRQQSNATFKANLQKLVTHPAWKKMLEYNPIRSEHEMKWYLESRFPGQRMEILNLGWNARIVAFDSGPVERGVEVKLTYP
- the uvrA gene encoding excinuclease ABC subunit UvrA, which produces MKKQQTNSSNSTPRGTARTTIAIQGARVHNLKNITLEIPRDQLIVVTGLSGSGKSSLAFDTIYAEGQRRYMESLSSFAKRFIAQVSKPDVDFIFGLSPVISIEQKTLANNPRSTVGTMTDIASYLNLLFATIAEPHCPRTGEPTPSRSANQILEAILSLPAGAEIELRAPVFKVYGEELDFVFTELRKKGCRRLIVDGQPLDISEQIELDEAAVKEMEAVVDRFVVNRKHEKALKAGIAATLLVGDGLMQVHILKGASKAEAEKFYRATTSAKHHFVYGDIQPDYFMFNNPESACRTCGGLGVYKLTHPELLIPDPRRSIRGGCFVREAFNYKPDTWDGRLIYSLSQALKFSLDTPWAALPDKAHNAILYGVETKFKVMTPPDAKEKDKRADWEGREIGFHGIARRIERHYRRYRQRGEASSGMEAWLDKVMVEHTCPDCNGARLRATRLLFTIADKSLYEFGQMNFDELHAFLGTLKPAGRGADAGRQVLNEIRGRVELLLGIGLDYLNFNRRSGTLSGGESQRIRLSTQIGSGLMGMLYVLDEPSIGLHPKDNVKMIATLERLRDIGNTVIVVEHDEDTIRAADHVIEMGIGAGIHGGEVVAQGTLKDVLACKASPTGQFLSGRRSIETPTERRKGNGKTLTIRGARENNLKSIDVTIPLGQLIAVTGASGSGKSTLINEILFKALWKNLEDTRTLPGAHAGVEGLEHVHKVVNIDQSPIGRSSRSNPATYIGFYDTIRDLFTRAPLAVEREYKPGRFSFNVKGGRCEECQGEGSITTQLYFMPDVEVTCGACKGARFNAETLEVTLRGKTIDDVLNMSVEEGVTFFASEPTIGKKVEVLNDLGLGYLTLGQSATTLSGGEAQRIKIATELSKLQRAKHTLYILDEPTTGLHLADIEKLLESLNRLVNAGHSVLLIEHHLDVIKTADHVIDLGPEGGHAGGAVVVTGTPEEVAACKRSHTGRFLKGHLRA